A single genomic interval of Coregonus clupeaformis isolate EN_2021a chromosome 36, ASM2061545v1, whole genome shotgun sequence harbors:
- the LOC121552550 gene encoding prepronociceptin-like, with amino-acid sequence MKWSLWSLLLLLRLCLPGLSDCQGDCLACGLLIPNPQSQSQQQAFNTLVCLLECDGQVFPALTWELCQRATLQHYPLPPDGGAVSKRAEEKRSLNLGPVDLESDGEMLYSAAMERYQQDGADQEDETLERRDAQYDSSPLGSTGEGDSLAMGLENREEEENEEEVRRNGQGEGGDEEEDAVVQLTKRFGGFLKGRHGYRKLIGGPVGKTLQKRLGGFIGIRKSARKWNNQKRVSQLLRQYLGMTSSRAPGRGVGRFTNPAQGVRRLPSRL; translated from the exons ATGAAGTGGTCTCTGTggagcctgctgctgctgctgcgcctGTGTCTCCCAGGACTGAGTGACTGCCAGGGGGACTGCCTGGCCTGTGGCCTCCTAATACCCAACccccagagccagagccagcagCAAGCATTCAACACACTg GTGTGTCTGTTGGAGTGTGACGGTCAAGTCTTCCCTGCCCTCACCTGGGAGCTATGTCAGCGAGCCACGCTACAGCACTACCCCCTCCCACCAGACGGCGGCGCTGTGTCTAAGAGAGCAGAGGAAAAACGGTCCTTAAACCTGGGCCCTGTAGACCTGGAGTCAGATGGCGAAATGCTCTACTCTGCAGCCATGGAGCGCTACCAGCAGGATGGAGCGGATCAGGAAGACGAGACCCTGGAGCGACGTGATGCCCAGTACGACTCCTCTCCGCTGGGCTCGACCGGCGAGGGAGACTCCCTGGCAATGGGTCTGGAgaacagggaggaggaagagaatgaGGAGGAGGTCAGGAGGAACggccagggggagggaggagatgaggaggaggatgccGTGGTCCAGCTGACCAAGCGTTTCGGGGGCTTCCTGAAAGGTCGCCACGGTTACAGGAAGTTGATTGGCGGGCCCGTGGGGAAGACGCTGCAGAAACGCCTCGGAGGGTTCATCGGGATCAGGAAGTCGGCCAGGAAATGGAACAACCAGAAGAGGGTGAGCCAGCTTCTCCGGCAGTACCTGGGGATGACCAGCAGCAGGGCCCCTGGCCGCGGTGTTGGGAGGTTCACTAACCCAGCCCAGGGCGTCAGGAGGCTGCCCAGCCGGCTGTAG